One Aegilops tauschii subsp. strangulata cultivar AL8/78 chromosome 7, Aet v6.0, whole genome shotgun sequence genomic window carries:
- the LOC109785619 gene encoding uncharacterized protein isoform X1 produces the protein METPKVGHSSSRLQHRHTRSVASTHGNLSDITPRFSYNKPTTNQDNIPHRRYSLNLAEQFQDHPMITTAEPNEKAMSKPVAELVWEIAALEEEVVRRELHLLSLYRATFDQYLGISPRVSGQMGQETHRQGSRKKVDEGALRLRDIKESASYNLPTVSDRRHYSQGLPRSTSGHSCLANFLSASIAEYVPRIACKLSEDILRCISAVYCKLASSPSQDVDSETLSTPSFSSASSTFSLKHRVDSWSPRLSCNVDASSEKYGTLNENNDQYSGMIIFPRINIDADKFDYASKMLETIRALIKRLEKIDPTKMAHEEQLCFWINIHNALVMHAFMAYGLQDKRMKSSDMILKAAYDVGGHSVNSQIIQNSILGCQSHRPSLWVRTLFTPTKKSASGSSTHPYALRQPEPLAHFSLSTGAFSDPPVRLYTAKKLDHQLDQAKTEFIRANVMVRKQIIFLPKILHYYAKDATLELPGLIEMVCKSMPEAQQKEINKCLRRRIDKCVEWLPYKSSFRYTVHRNLAE, from the exons ATGGAGACACCAAAGGTTGGCCACTCGTCTTCTCGCCTGCAACACCGCCACACCCGAAG TGTTGCAAGCACACATGGAAATCTATCGGACATAACACCGCGATTCTCGTATAACAAACCT ACAACCAATCAGGATAATATTCCCCATAGGAGATACTCACTTAACCTAGCAGAGCAGTTTCAAGACCACCCCATGATTACTACAGCAGAACCAAATGAAAAGGCTATGTCGAAG CCCGTTGCAGAATTGGTTTGGGAGATAGCAGCCCTTGAGGAGGAAGTCGTACGGAGGGAACTGCATTTGCTTTCGCTCTACAGGGCGACATTTGATCAATACCTGGGCATCTCCCCTCGTGTTTCTGGTCAG ATGGGTCAAGAAACGCACCGTCAAGGCAGCAGAAAGAAAGTTGATGAAGGTGCTCTCCGGTTGAGAGATATCAAGGAGTCAGCATCCTACAACTTGCCAACAGTTTCAGATCGTAGACAT TATTCACAGGGACTGCCAAGATCAACTTCAGGGCATTCTTGTCTTGCAAATTTCTTGAGTGCTTCTATTGCTGAATATGTGCCCAGGATTGCATGCAAGCTTTCGGAGGACATTCTAAGATGCATTTCCGCGGTGTACTGCAAACTCGCGAGCAGCCCATCACAGGATGTTGATTCCGAGACTTTGTCaactccttccttctcttctgcATCGAGTACCTTTTCTCTAAAGCACCGTGTCGATAGTTGGAGCCCCCGACTCAGCTGCAATGTTGACGCAAGCTCTGAAAAATATGGTACATTGAATGAGAATAATGACCAGTACAGTGGCATGATAATTTTTCCAAGGATAAATATTGATGCAGACAAGTTCGATTATGCCTCTAAAATGCTTGAAACAATCAG AGCATTGATAAAGCGGCTTGAGAAAATCGACCCTACAAAGATGGCACATGAGGAGCAGCTCTGTTTTTGGATCAACATCCACAACGCTTTAGTGATGCAT GCTTTTATGGCTTATGGACTTCAGGACAAACGCATGAAAAGCTCAGACATGATTCTGAAG GCTGCATATGACGTGGGCGGGCATTCAGTAAACTCCCAAATTATTCAGAACTCAATTCTTGGATGTCAATCCCATCGTCCTTCCCTG TGGGTTCGCACGCTATTTACTCCCACGAAGAAATCAGCATCAGGAAGCTCCACTCATCCATATGCTCTTCGTCAGCCAGAGCCGCTTGCTCACTTTAGTCTTTCCACTGGAGCATTTTCAGATCCACCT GTAAGGTTGTACACAGCCAAGAAACTGGATCATCAACTGGATCAAGCCAAGACTGAGTTTATTAGAGCTAATGTCATGGTCAGGAAGCAGATCATTTTTCTTCCCAAAATTCTCCACTACTATGCAAAGGATGCTACACTGGAGTTGCCTGGTCTGATTGAGATGGTATGCAAGAGTATGCCTGAAGCCCAGCAAAAAGAAATAAATAAATGTCTTAGGAGGAGGATAGATAAGTGTGTTGAATGGTTGCCCTATAAGTCTTCTTTCAGATACACTGTACACAGGAATTTGGCTGAGTAG
- the LOC109785619 gene encoding uncharacterized protein isoform X2, producing METPKVGHSSSRLQHRHTRSVASTHGNLSDITPRFSYNKPTTNQDNIPHRRYSLNLAEQFQDHPMITTAEPNEKAMSKPVAELVWEIAALEEEVVRRELHLLSLYRATFDQYLGISPRVSGQMGQETHRQGSRKKVDEGALRLRDIKESASYNLPTVSDRRHGLPRSTSGHSCLANFLSASIAEYVPRIACKLSEDILRCISAVYCKLASSPSQDVDSETLSTPSFSSASSTFSLKHRVDSWSPRLSCNVDASSEKYGTLNENNDQYSGMIIFPRINIDADKFDYASKMLETIRALIKRLEKIDPTKMAHEEQLCFWINIHNALVMHAFMAYGLQDKRMKSSDMILKAAYDVGGHSVNSQIIQNSILGCQSHRPSLWVRTLFTPTKKSASGSSTHPYALRQPEPLAHFSLSTGAFSDPPVRLYTAKKLDHQLDQAKTEFIRANVMVRKQIIFLPKILHYYAKDATLELPGLIEMVCKSMPEAQQKEINKCLRRRIDKCVEWLPYKSSFRYTVHRNLAE from the exons ATGGAGACACCAAAGGTTGGCCACTCGTCTTCTCGCCTGCAACACCGCCACACCCGAAG TGTTGCAAGCACACATGGAAATCTATCGGACATAACACCGCGATTCTCGTATAACAAACCT ACAACCAATCAGGATAATATTCCCCATAGGAGATACTCACTTAACCTAGCAGAGCAGTTTCAAGACCACCCCATGATTACTACAGCAGAACCAAATGAAAAGGCTATGTCGAAG CCCGTTGCAGAATTGGTTTGGGAGATAGCAGCCCTTGAGGAGGAAGTCGTACGGAGGGAACTGCATTTGCTTTCGCTCTACAGGGCGACATTTGATCAATACCTGGGCATCTCCCCTCGTGTTTCTGGTCAG ATGGGTCAAGAAACGCACCGTCAAGGCAGCAGAAAGAAAGTTGATGAAGGTGCTCTCCGGTTGAGAGATATCAAGGAGTCAGCATCCTACAACTTGCCAACAGTTTCAGATCGTAGACAT GGACTGCCAAGATCAACTTCAGGGCATTCTTGTCTTGCAAATTTCTTGAGTGCTTCTATTGCTGAATATGTGCCCAGGATTGCATGCAAGCTTTCGGAGGACATTCTAAGATGCATTTCCGCGGTGTACTGCAAACTCGCGAGCAGCCCATCACAGGATGTTGATTCCGAGACTTTGTCaactccttccttctcttctgcATCGAGTACCTTTTCTCTAAAGCACCGTGTCGATAGTTGGAGCCCCCGACTCAGCTGCAATGTTGACGCAAGCTCTGAAAAATATGGTACATTGAATGAGAATAATGACCAGTACAGTGGCATGATAATTTTTCCAAGGATAAATATTGATGCAGACAAGTTCGATTATGCCTCTAAAATGCTTGAAACAATCAG AGCATTGATAAAGCGGCTTGAGAAAATCGACCCTACAAAGATGGCACATGAGGAGCAGCTCTGTTTTTGGATCAACATCCACAACGCTTTAGTGATGCAT GCTTTTATGGCTTATGGACTTCAGGACAAACGCATGAAAAGCTCAGACATGATTCTGAAG GCTGCATATGACGTGGGCGGGCATTCAGTAAACTCCCAAATTATTCAGAACTCAATTCTTGGATGTCAATCCCATCGTCCTTCCCTG TGGGTTCGCACGCTATTTACTCCCACGAAGAAATCAGCATCAGGAAGCTCCACTCATCCATATGCTCTTCGTCAGCCAGAGCCGCTTGCTCACTTTAGTCTTTCCACTGGAGCATTTTCAGATCCACCT GTAAGGTTGTACACAGCCAAGAAACTGGATCATCAACTGGATCAAGCCAAGACTGAGTTTATTAGAGCTAATGTCATGGTCAGGAAGCAGATCATTTTTCTTCCCAAAATTCTCCACTACTATGCAAAGGATGCTACACTGGAGTTGCCTGGTCTGATTGAGATGGTATGCAAGAGTATGCCTGAAGCCCAGCAAAAAGAAATAAATAAATGTCTTAGGAGGAGGATAGATAAGTGTGTTGAATGGTTGCCCTATAAGTCTTCTTTCAGATACACTGTACACAGGAATTTGGCTGAGTAG
- the LOC109785619 gene encoding uncharacterized protein isoform X3, with protein MITTAEPNEKAMSKPVAELVWEIAALEEEVVRRELHLLSLYRATFDQYLGISPRVSGQMGQETHRQGSRKKVDEGALRLRDIKESASYNLPTVSDRRHYSQGLPRSTSGHSCLANFLSASIAEYVPRIACKLSEDILRCISAVYCKLASSPSQDVDSETLSTPSFSSASSTFSLKHRVDSWSPRLSCNVDASSEKYGTLNENNDQYSGMIIFPRINIDADKFDYASKMLETIRALIKRLEKIDPTKMAHEEQLCFWINIHNALVMHAFMAYGLQDKRMKSSDMILKAAYDVGGHSVNSQIIQNSILGCQSHRPSLWVRTLFTPTKKSASGSSTHPYALRQPEPLAHFSLSTGAFSDPPVRLYTAKKLDHQLDQAKTEFIRANVMVRKQIIFLPKILHYYAKDATLELPGLIEMVCKSMPEAQQKEINKCLRRRIDKCVEWLPYKSSFRYTVHRNLAE; from the exons ATGATTACTACAGCAGAACCAAATGAAAAGGCTATGTCGAAG CCCGTTGCAGAATTGGTTTGGGAGATAGCAGCCCTTGAGGAGGAAGTCGTACGGAGGGAACTGCATTTGCTTTCGCTCTACAGGGCGACATTTGATCAATACCTGGGCATCTCCCCTCGTGTTTCTGGTCAG ATGGGTCAAGAAACGCACCGTCAAGGCAGCAGAAAGAAAGTTGATGAAGGTGCTCTCCGGTTGAGAGATATCAAGGAGTCAGCATCCTACAACTTGCCAACAGTTTCAGATCGTAGACAT TATTCACAGGGACTGCCAAGATCAACTTCAGGGCATTCTTGTCTTGCAAATTTCTTGAGTGCTTCTATTGCTGAATATGTGCCCAGGATTGCATGCAAGCTTTCGGAGGACATTCTAAGATGCATTTCCGCGGTGTACTGCAAACTCGCGAGCAGCCCATCACAGGATGTTGATTCCGAGACTTTGTCaactccttccttctcttctgcATCGAGTACCTTTTCTCTAAAGCACCGTGTCGATAGTTGGAGCCCCCGACTCAGCTGCAATGTTGACGCAAGCTCTGAAAAATATGGTACATTGAATGAGAATAATGACCAGTACAGTGGCATGATAATTTTTCCAAGGATAAATATTGATGCAGACAAGTTCGATTATGCCTCTAAAATGCTTGAAACAATCAG AGCATTGATAAAGCGGCTTGAGAAAATCGACCCTACAAAGATGGCACATGAGGAGCAGCTCTGTTTTTGGATCAACATCCACAACGCTTTAGTGATGCAT GCTTTTATGGCTTATGGACTTCAGGACAAACGCATGAAAAGCTCAGACATGATTCTGAAG GCTGCATATGACGTGGGCGGGCATTCAGTAAACTCCCAAATTATTCAGAACTCAATTCTTGGATGTCAATCCCATCGTCCTTCCCTG TGGGTTCGCACGCTATTTACTCCCACGAAGAAATCAGCATCAGGAAGCTCCACTCATCCATATGCTCTTCGTCAGCCAGAGCCGCTTGCTCACTTTAGTCTTTCCACTGGAGCATTTTCAGATCCACCT GTAAGGTTGTACACAGCCAAGAAACTGGATCATCAACTGGATCAAGCCAAGACTGAGTTTATTAGAGCTAATGTCATGGTCAGGAAGCAGATCATTTTTCTTCCCAAAATTCTCCACTACTATGCAAAGGATGCTACACTGGAGTTGCCTGGTCTGATTGAGATGGTATGCAAGAGTATGCCTGAAGCCCAGCAAAAAGAAATAAATAAATGTCTTAGGAGGAGGATAGATAAGTGTGTTGAATGGTTGCCCTATAAGTCTTCTTTCAGATACACTGTACACAGGAATTTGGCTGAGTAG
- the LOC109785620 gene encoding transcription termination factor MTERF6, chloroplastic/mitochondrial has protein sequence MASVGGDAKKSLTQWLGEKGFDEEAIRRMSKRCRNLPNLDAGEASGVWDYLLNDVKIEHRKLRYVVTKCPKVLTMSVNEKLIPTVQCLTTLQAKPGEIAQAIIKFPPITFHSVEEKLCPLLAFFQTLAISEKQLAKLLMVNPRLISYSIQAKFSQTVDFLVGLGIDREVMIGKILTKEPYIMGYSIDKRLRPTAEFLKSAVGLQGSYLQRVIMNFPSILSRDVDKTLRPNLVFLQSAGFSKDQIMKLVAGYPPVLIKSIKHCLEPRVKFLVEEMGRDKGEVVDYPQFFHHGLKRSLEYRHKILKQMNSRCSLSEMLDCNQKKFAMKFGLIPVA, from the coding sequence ATGGCCAGCGTTGGCGGCGATGCCAAGAAGAGCCTGACGCAGTGGCTCGGGGAGAAAGGGTTCGACGAGGAGGCCATCAGGCGCATGTCGAAGCGGTGCAGGAACCTGCCGaacctcgacgccggcgaggcctcCGGCGTCTGGGACTACCTCCTCAACGACGTCAAGATCGAGCACCGGAAGCTGCGGTACGTGGTGACCAAGTGCCCCAAGGTGCTCACCATGTCCGTCAACGAGAAGCTCATCCCCACGGTCCAATGCCTCACCACGCTGCAGGCCAAGCCCGGGGAGATCGCGCAGGCCATCATCAAGTTCCCGCCGATAACGTTCCACAGCGTGGAGGAGAAGCTCTGTCCTCTCCTCGCCTTCTTCCAGACGCTGGCCATCTCCGAGAAGCAGCTCGCCAAGCTGCTCATGGTCAACCCGCGCCTCATCAGCTACAGCATCCAGGCCAAGTTCTCCCAGACGGTCGACTTCCTCGTCGGCCTTGGCATCGACAGGGAGGTCATGATTGGCAAGATCCTGACCAAGGAGCCGTACATCATGGGATACAGCATCGACAAGCGGCTACGTCCTACTGCCGAGTTCCTCAAGTCGGCAGTCGGGTTGCAGGGGTCATATCTCCAGAGGGTCATCATGAATTTCCCTAGCATACTGTCGCGAGATGTCGACAAGACTCTGCGGCCCAATTTGGTGTTCCTGCAGAGCGCTGGATTCAGCAAGGATCAGATCATGAAATTGGTGGCTGGATACCCTCCTGTTCTCATCAAGAGTATCAAGCATTGCTTGGAGCCAAGGGTGAAGTTCCTGGTTGAAGAAATGGGGCGGGACAAGGGCGAGGTGGTGGATTACCCCCAATTCTTTCACCATGGTCTCAAGAGGAGCCTGGAGTACCGCCACAAGATACTCAAGCAGATGAACTCAAGGTGCAGTCTCAGTGAGATGCTTGACTGTAATCAGAAGAAGTTTGCCATGAAATTTGGTTTGATCCCAGTAGCTTAG
- the LOC141027058 gene encoding uncharacterized protein — translation MVSWSDDDSSENSHQYADSASDEGIIKIPETIDDSDFEGIEPDVLCNEHSLPAERRVASGHPYWQEVLCLCCEATMENALTKLWDKYEECRRSKIEDNLESSFVVHNLTQQKIKLQASYERLVEDVNGLLDAQEQRAQMERGKMQNKPDESKLQEKYDMLKNLTVAQANVIRNMKLKLAEEKIKLQAHIDELEKVAEQTKLKLNGIKAILDE, via the exons ATGGTTTCCTGGTCTGATGATGACAGCAGCGAGAACTCTCACCAGTACGCCGACTCAGCTTCAGACGAGGGCATCATCAAG ATCCCTGAGACCATCGATGACTCCGATTTCGAGGGCATTGAACCTGATGTTTTGTGCAATGAACACTCCCTGCCAGCAGAGAGGCGTGTTGCTTCAGGGCATCCATACTGGCAGGAGGTTCTTTGCTTGTGCTGTGAAG CTACAATGGAGAATGCATTGACCAAGTTGTGGGATAAGTATGAAGAGTGCAGGAGGAGCAAGATTGAGGACAATCTGGAAAGCTCATTTGTTGTTCACAATCTGACACAACAGAAGATCAAGCTGCAGGCAAGTTATGAGAGGTTGGTTGAAGATGTCAACGGCCTTTTGGATGCCCAGGAGCAGAGGGCTCAGATGGAGAGAGGTAAGATGCAGAACAAACCTGATGAGAGCAAGCTGCAGGAGAAGTATGACATGCTCAAGAACCTGACAGTTGCTCAAGCCAATGTCATTAGGAACATGAAGTTGAAGCTTGCTGAAGAGAAGATTAAGTTGCAAGCCCACATTGATGAGCTTGAGAAGGTTGCCGAGCAGACCAAGCTGAAGCTGAATGGGATCAAAGCCATCTTAGATGAATGA